Genomic DNA from Chaetodon auriga isolate fChaAug3 chromosome 13, fChaAug3.hap1, whole genome shotgun sequence:
CCGAATCATCAGGTAAAATTAATCATTCTGTTTTTTGCAGTGTCATATCTTtgcaattttctttatttccagcAGGACTGCCAGAAACAGTCACCCAGCAACCAGATTTAATGAGATATCGTTACGTGAAAATCATTCCCATTATGATGGTGTTTGGATTTATCCTGCTCTTGCGGTCTCGTTGGGAATCATCATGGTAAGACTTACAGCTGTTTGCCATAATGCCAGAGGTGGGTAAATCACAGTTATATGACACTGCAGTGGTTAACTTGCTTTTTTGGGtagatttttgtctttgttcctGTGTCTCTTAGTGGAGTTCTATGTCTTGTCTTTGATGCAGGAGTTTaccaaagaaaagagaagtgaTGACTGGCAACTTTTAAACACGCAAAATTATTGGCAAAGGGAAGATGTGAATGCATTTTTCACCAAAAGGTGGTTTGTCATGACTGTGGCCTCATGCCCACGCAGAGACTGTTTACAGACAGGTTTCATCCTGTCTTCATTCCACTCATGGAGGGTTGTGTTTCGGCAAAGGACGTCCATTTTCTGAGCTTTTATGGATGTTTTCTGGCAAATGTTTATACTATTTTCTTCAAATTCAAGGACTGTACGAAGAGATTGCCCGCTACGATGTGAAGATGAACTCCTAAAAGTAAATGCAATCAGTAACAACGATGCACAAATAATACAGAAATCGCCACAAGACATAAATAGAGTGCTGGATTTGTCCACTATTGTGTAAACTGTGGAAGTCAGAATTACTGCACTCTGAAAAAATTGTCTTGTTGGCATGGCAAAATGTCAACAAGACGGTTAAGTGAAACTGACTCAGATATACTTAAGGGGGACGTGAggaaaatcaaataaacaacaaaataaaatacaaactaCTTTTCAATCTTCAAGTTCCAAACTTGAACTGtgcatttcatttccttcagaaacacattaacaaaCTGAGCCACTGAATGATTGAATGCACCTTGGCAGTTCTGTATAGATTCTATGATTTGCCAtgatttaaatgtgaaaaaagaaagttaTTAATACAAAGATATTTGCCACTTTAGACAACTTCATCTGTTTTGCAACACTTGTGAAAAATATGCATTCTGCTTGTGCAACAATTTTGTATAAAAATTATATCATGGTCTTTTTATAACCACAGAGGTGATATTTACCTAGCACGAAACCAGTACCATGCATTGTTCATTCCATGTAAATACAATGTAATGCAGACATTAATAGAAGGTGTATAACGTATGTGTTTAAGGCTGACAGTTTACTGTGAATGCTTGTCAAGGTCCTTGGACAAGCTTCTTCCTTTCTCatataaatgtgtgttaaaATGTAACCTGGTCTGTAACTCCCTTTGTGCTACACTGGAGCGCTGTTTCTTTGTATGTCGTACATCACGGTTTGGAAAGAACCCTGTGACAGCTCTGTAAAATTCAAGAGGTATGACACCAAAAGGTAATGCCTGCAAATGATCCAAATCTTGACAgccaaacagagaaagaaaagatgttGTTGAACTACTGTAGATGAACTGGGAAACATACTGCTGGTCCAGATGGTCAGTCCAACTCTGGTCCCATGTCCTGGGTCCGGTCAGCGGCCTTGCTTCTGTTGCTGCAAACAGGAGAGCACACCAAATCTGAGGCAAGCTGGAAGAAAACGGATAAATAAGTGACAGCATGAATAAGTGGACTTTTTTGAGGTCAAACACGAGGTTCAAGTGAAATCCACCTTTCCCTTTTCAGACCTTGTGTCTTTTTGTACAACTCTCATTTGTTTATGAGTTGATAATCCCTCATGGCATTTTGTATCCTGTTGTCATTGTCACTTGTGCTTTCTTTCTGTAAATTGTTTTGATGTGtgcttaaaaacacaacactgtaaaTGGTTAGGTTGCACAGCATATTCTTAGATATTACTATTACTGAACACGTTGAGGCTCATTAATGGATCGTGCACAGAGAGCACATTCAGACTTATTTTTGTGCAAGAAATGTGGCAGCTTTCAGtgctgtgtgtacagtatgtgtatgtgagggAGAGATGACTAGAGCACTGAATTTGCTGATTGTGGTCCTCTGCATTATCtacctgaaatcagctcaggCATTTCACAGTATATATCCATGTTTGTCAATGTTTTCCAGATTACATTGTGATCCATAGTGCAGCAGAGTAATAaagtttgacagaaaaaaaaaaagggcagctAGCCATGAACTCATTTCCCTTTAAATATtccatttcccttttttgtctTCACTGGACCATATCCACAACTAGTACAGACATAGCAAACAGACACATAGTGCACTCCTGCGAAAACAAACACCATTCACGTTtctacaaaataaataatgaacatGAAAGTAGTCAGTAAATtctaatataataataataataatacagtaaatTCTTGTTTATGGATAGCCTTAAGCTAGCCTTGGCTAACATCagacatatatatatgttaCAGGAATCTTAGAAAGCAGGGCATTGTGTATGTAAAGCTTTCCCTGTGAGACTAGACTTAGAGTAAAACACAAAGAGTTAAAGTTGTAGTTATGGTCAAATTTAGATTTAGTGTTTGGTATCTTCCTCCTTTCAGGCGTCcacacagcagagggcagcaacTGCTCCACCGTACGTCATTGCGTGTGACGTATGGAAATACCAGGAAGTGACACGGGCGGCTAACAGGTTAGCTCAGCGCTAGCGAGTAAAAATGAATGTACGTCTGAAAAAcagttctgtgttttgtcacagGCTGGAAGAAGATTGACGTTTTGTTCACGGTAAGGCAATTCTAACGAACAGAACTCCCTGTTTTAATGTCAGCCAAGTGGTTAAATAGGAACGAAGTTTGTTGGCTTGATGCTAACGTGTATTGAAGTTGATAAGGCATAAAACACGTTAATGTAGCTCAGAGGAGTTGTCGCCTTACAATATACCAGAGAGTTGAGAGGTTTTTGTAAATACGTGGTTTGTACTGATGGACGATCTTGCCTGCCGCATGATAGTCAAACGGGCAGCGTATGCAAGTTAAAGGAACAATTTACTCTAAAACGTTTGTAATGCTAAGAGACAAGATGCGACATCCTATGTTGAAAGAAATCAGGCGATACGTTATGACTATCAAAGGTGCGTTTACTGGGCTATGGGGAGATTTGAACGCAGCTCTAAACCCTTGATCGTCAAAACTGGCTTATAACATTTCTGCTATTACAGGGGTTCATGTTGGTCAACATTAATAAGAAAGAAAATTTTTTTTGATTCACTAAAGCGCACTTGCGGTGATTTTGAAATTTATGGGCTCAACTAGGCGGAATAGTTTGTAAATACCTGGATATCATGTCACCTCTGAGTAGTGagtgctgggggggggggtttttTGGACCAGATATTGCAGTTATGGTCAAACTCACTAAATGTAAACTAAATTTGCCTGAAAATTATTAACTTCatgattaaaatatttttgttatcaattcattttctgatgATCCAACTAATCAATTGGTGATCTAATTATTTCAGCACTGGTGAGTTGCACAGCCACCCAAGGAATCTACAATGGGCCAACGAAGGAAAGCGGCAGCTGTGAATAAGCCTTCATCTCAGAGAGTCTCTGGAGCTCCTGCAGAGGCGGCCAGGATCCCCAGCAGGAAGCACAACATCTGCATGGTGTCTGACTTCTTCTATCCCAATATGGGAGGAGTGGAAAGCCACATTTACCAGCTATCCCAGTGTTTGATTGAAAAGGGACACAAGGTGGTAATTGTCACCCATGCCTATGGCAGCAGGAAGGGTGTCAGGTACCTGACCAAAGGACTAAAGGTCTACTACCTCCCCCTGCAGGTGATGTACAACCAGTCCACAGCCACCACCTGCTTCCACAGCCTCCCACTGTTGCGATGTGTGTTTGTAAGGGAACGCATCACCGTGGTGCACGCACACAGCTCGTTCTCTGCCATGGCCCATGATGCACTGTTCCATGCTAAGACCATGGGCCTTAACACGGTATATAACTTATCATGAGCCAGGTCTCAAAATCACACTGTGTTTATGTCTCTATGCTACACATAATCTTCTTACATGAGCTTAAAGAGTATCATCATTTTCAGGTGTTCACTGACCACTCACTCTTCGGCTTTGCTGACGTGAGCTCTGTGCTGACCAACAAGCTTCTGACTGTGTCGCTGTGTGATACCAACCACATTGTGTGCGTGTCATACACCAGTAAGGAGAACACAGTGCTCCGTGCAACACTCAACCCAGAGATAGTGTCTGTTATTCCCAACGCTGTTGACCCTACGGACTTTACCCCCGACCCCTCCCAGCGCAGAGATGACAGGATCACTATTGTTGTGATCAGCCGTCTTGTCTACCGCAAAGGTACGGAGAAACTGCTGCGTTAGGCATTTTTGCTTATTTGTTCATATTTCTGCTGGCCAGTAGGACCAAAGTTCAAGCCCTTTTGTTGGCACGAATCATTCACACCTAATATCTCTTCCACTTCTAAGGATGGTGCCAGAGTGGGTTGATGTTATGATGAAATGCGATATATTGGCTTATATTAGCTTTTCCAGATATATCATCATTGGTGTTAATGTCAGCTgatgtgtatacacacacacacgtacacatatatatcattcattcattcattcatcttctatagaTGTAACTATCAGATTTTTCAAGACTCAAATATCAATATTGGTATCAGCCACTAATGCTTAGTATTGGTTGGGCTGTAATAATCATTGATAAAGTATTGCATGATCATTTTTGTGTTCaccatctcttcctctgttcagGAATTGATCTTCTTGGTGGGATAATCCCAGAGCTCTGCCTCAAACATCCAGATCTGCACTTCATAATTGGTGGAGAGGGACCGAAGAGAATTGTGctggaggaagtgagagagaaatACCAACTGCATGACAGGTACTGCTGGATGCTCATAATTCCTGGAATCATGTGATAGGGAAGAACCATTTCAACCTCTTTCAGGACACGGTCTCTGCAGTAACATTGCATTAATATTGCAGCAGCCACATTTCATGAACTAAAAGTTGGCTGCACTGTTTAGCATTCATTGCATATTTATGCAGTGTCTGGAGATGGTTGTGGTTAAGCAGTGATgtgtatggaaatacagtgaGCTGTTGCATTAACTGGGTGGTGAAAGTCCAGAAACTGACAGCAGtctgggtttgtgtgtgaaagtattACATGTGCTTTACTTCCTTGATTTGGGTCACTGAAGGGTGCGTCTGCTGGGGGCGCTGGAGCATAAAGATGTTCGTGGAGTTCTGGTGCAGGGTCACATCTTCCTCAACACATCTCTGACTGAGGCGTTCTGCATGGCCATTGTGGAAGGAGCCAGCTGTGGGCTGCAGGTTTGTTGCTATTCATTCAATAGTTCAAAGATCAGAGAGATGTAGGGCAAAGAGGGAGATGAGTAAATTGATCAGTGTGTTGTTAGATTGAAGTGAAAACTTGAGCACTGTTGGCAGTGCATGGTGCAGTGCTTCTTATATCAAAGAAATAAACTTGGAAACTGCATTTCTTGTGTTTACATTTACTTTCTAAAACTAATTTTAAAACAAGAGTTTCCAAACTACAAATCTCAAACTGGCCAGTTTTACCAGAGCAGCTCTCCTGAAACCCATCCAGCTGGCTTGACACAGCTGAAAAGGTTGTGAAGTGTTCTTTATTTCCTGTGGGTGTGTGCTCGAAGGTGTCTGCTCAACACATAAGGGAACAATGGTAGAGGCAAATTAAAGTAAAATTGTTGACAATAAAAGTTGCAAATTGCAGCAGCTGACCAGCCAGACACTCACGTGAGGCAGGGAAAGTTGGGTCTGGTGTGTCACAGGAGGACGAGAAGATTcaataagataagactttattgatcccacgccgggaacattcagtcattacagccagtAAATAGAgcaaagagcaagcacagtggcataaagaggtcaaaataaaaaagtgtacagaatagaaaaacaactctgtacatgtgcatttgtacagattataaaaaatagtaaatgccataaaaatcctactgccataaaaagtactgttgctaatattcttatgagaaaaacaaCCAATGTCATTTTTcgtattgcacttgagaaatacttgGACTATGTATATGAACAATGTATACAGTTTATAACAGGACTGTTGCCATTATGAATAATAAGTAGTGTTGTTGCACAGTTGAGAcaaatatacaacttagaaattgcaccagatgaaatggataatgtgaggagatattagcattgataacagtagtgcaaaagAAAAGTGGGTTTttgatgtagaattgagaaaaacagcatgtgaaCGAATAGGAATTAAACAGGTCTCGACTTAACGTCCTGTTATTCAATGCTTATGTACGCTGTCAGAGATTAGAAAGAGGCTGTCTCATAACTTAAATGATGAAACTGATGGGAATCAGTTTGTATCAATGGATTCATCCGAAGGAGCAGGGACGAGCATCACTCACATTCACAAGGGTCATTAACTAAGACGTCAGCAGCAAAGTACTTTTTAAAATCCATCAGGAAAGCAGCCTGTAACTGAAACACTCTTCCTCTGAATGAAGCCATAAAGATTATAAACATAAAAGTCACCTATGTCTGAATGATGAAAAGACATGACAGGCTGATGAAGTCAGACATGAGGCCTCTGAGCATAAGGCTCAGGCTGAcaaattaacattttctttaatgCGTTTGAAGCAGCGTAGACGCTGATGTCTCATTAAAGttggtgagtcattctggagaaagattgttgaTATTTGAAACATTACAGTCCGTTAGATGTCTggtttttctggtgtttgttcACAGCTTTGACTCTGTCgatgggaaacaaacaaagtggctCAGTCGGGACCGAACCGCATAacactattccagccaatcagcaacagatGGCGTGCTGGTGCACAGGACATGGgaaaggggaggggaggtggggggagtgAGAGGGACGGTAAATCTGGCATGCTAATGAAGGAGAGATGACAATATCAACACTCTGTCTCCAGAATGACTCGCTAACAACAGTATGAAAGTCTTGTTCTTGTTGACTGACAGTGTAGTCTGGGTGTGGTCAGTACACCCGCACGTCTCTGCTGGGTGTGGTTTCAGATGCAGTAGAACAAATGTATGTCTGAccacacccaacagtgatgCAGGGTGTGGTCAGAGAGGATACAGACTTGAAACTTTTCGGCCATAAGAGGTCAGCAAAGGTCATAATTTACTCCATAGTCATGGCAAAGCAGAGCCATTTGCTTTTTCTAAGGTAAGGAAAGAAAGCACTTTAAAATGTGATGCTAAAGCAGATGTTGTTGCAGTCTTGCGTTGTGAGTGATTTatacttgtgtttgtttgtataaTGTTTGCAtccatttttttgtcatatttctaAGGTGGTTAGCACTCGTGTAGGGGGCATTCCTGAGGTGTTACCTGAGGACTTGATTACCCTGTGTGAGCCTACTGTGCGGTCGCTGTGCGCTGGTCTGGAGACGGTCATTGCCAGGCAACGTTCGGGGTCTGTCCCCTCCCCCGCCTCCATCCATGCTTCTGTGCGAAACCTCTACACCTGGAGAAACGTTGCAGAGAGGACTGAAAAGGTGGGTTCACCAAGACTAAAACCTGCCGTTTCATTTAGTTGTGTTCTGTCAGTACATTTGCATGTACTGAAGATGTAGTTCATTCTTTCACAGATCAAAGCTGGCTGCAGCTGAACCTTTAGTTTGGATTTTTCAGAGTCGTGACCGAGATCCTGATCAGGACATTAGTGTAACATCAGTGAGCACTACATGACGGTGACACTGTTTCTAAAACACACTAAACCTAGTTCGTCATTTCTTCTTACTTATTGGTTCATATTAATATTCATTGATACCAGTATATTCACAATAAGCTAATATGGGCCGATATATAAGTCTGGACCAGTTTATCAGTCTTGTAACACTAGTACAGTTACAATAATATGTGGGAAAGAGGAGCAATCTGATTGCTGAGCTGGTGAATGTATATACAGATACAGTGACCATGTTACTACAGTGCATGTCAACACACTATGATTTCACTGAGtaacctgattttttttttttttctgtgtctgctaATTTACTGACTGTTCACACCACTGAGGCCACAGGGACTGAACTTCACACAGAACAGTAGATGGTGAGTTGTTTGAAGACAATTCGCTaattgtgtttgtcctctcaggTGTACGACAAAGTGTCTGGAGAGGAGGTGCTTCCCTTGGACAGACGGTTGCGGAGGCTGAGGGGTCACTGTGGCCCGGTGGCTGGCTCCATCTTTGCATTTGTGGCTGTTTtagacttcctcttcctgctgtttctgcagTGGTTGGTGCCAGACAGGATCATGGACGTCGCCGTAGACGCCACCGGCCCTCACGGACTGTGGAGGCAGGAAGCAAGCAGTAAAGTCAGTGCCACGAAGCGAGCAGCAGAACCAAATGTTTCATCCTAGTGATCACTCCACAC
This window encodes:
- the piga gene encoding phosphatidylinositol N-acetylglucosaminyltransferase subunit A; the encoded protein is MGQRRKAAAVNKPSSQRVSGAPAEAARIPSRKHNICMVSDFFYPNMGGVESHIYQLSQCLIEKGHKVVIVTHAYGSRKGVRYLTKGLKVYYLPLQVMYNQSTATTCFHSLPLLRCVFVRERITVVHAHSSFSAMAHDALFHAKTMGLNTVFTDHSLFGFADVSSVLTNKLLTVSLCDTNHIVCVSYTSKENTVLRATLNPEIVSVIPNAVDPTDFTPDPSQRRDDRITIVVISRLVYRKGIDLLGGIIPELCLKHPDLHFIIGGEGPKRIVLEEVREKYQLHDRVRLLGALEHKDVRGVLVQGHIFLNTSLTEAFCMAIVEGASCGLQVVSTRVGGIPEVLPEDLITLCEPTVRSLCAGLETVIARQRSGSVPSPASIHASVRNLYTWRNVAERTEKVYDKVSGEEVLPLDRRLRRLRGHCGPVAGSIFAFVAVLDFLFLLFLQWLVPDRIMDVAVDATGPHGLWRQEASSKVSATKRAAEPNVSS